A single Rhopalosiphum padi isolate XX-2018 chromosome 4, ASM2088224v1, whole genome shotgun sequence DNA region contains:
- the LOC132929196 gene encoding pachytene checkpoint protein 2 homolog isoform X2, with the protein MKNVLHVEVLLKPEKAIEIPELEKVIRLELKNIEPIVPESTHTTFVTDGLSDFVKCIQICEIENLLDNENIEQMAGVESLDLDTYLIKIYFYKLDDSGLVDDATSDEATCKMRRCILPNVDFCGIWESLVFQEPIKEILLNYAQTGMNFARHNVDTNVISYNRLILLHGPPGTGKTSICKALAQKLSIRLGQQYNFFEFIEINSHNLLSKYFSESGSLVMSMFQQIKSVLEYGDSLVFILIDEVESLTRARDAVLSGTEPSDSIRVVNAVLTQLDNLRKYPNVIFLTTSNVTEAIDTAFTDRADIKMLINPPQEMAIYTILKAAIEELIKVKLIINVEENDKFDRLPDVNAEHKEVLNTTQKLYQISKESVGLSGRVLKKITFIAHSIYIRQPQCDGVHLFLDALHKAVKYQKTQDAGITKIK; encoded by the exons ATGAAGAATGTTTTGCACGTGGAAGTGCTTCTAAAACCCGagaa agCAATCGAAATTCCTGAATTGGAAAAAGTCATCAGACTGgaattaaaaaacattgaaCCGATAGTCCCAGAATCTACACATACTACATTTGTCACTGACGGACTATctgattttgtaaaatgtatacaaatttgcgaaattgaaaatttacttgataatgaaaatattgaacaaatg GCAGGAGTTGAATCATTAGATTTAGatacatacctaattaaaatctatttttacaaattagatGATAGTGGTTTAGTAGACGATGCTACATCTGATGAAGCTACATGCAAAATGAGACGTTGTATATTACCCAATGTAGATTTTTGTGGTATTTGGGAGTCATTGGTATTTCAAGAACCAATTAAAGAAATt CTTTTAAACTACGCACAAACAGGGATGAATTTTGCACGTCATAATGTTGATACTAATGTTATTAGCTATAATAGATTAATCCTATTACATGGTCCACCTGGTACTGGCAAAACATCTATTTGTAAGGCCCTTGCCCAAAAGTTATCAATACGTTTAGGTCAACAGTACAATTTTTtcgaatttattgaaattaatagtcataatttattgtcaaaatatttttctgaa AGTGGATCATTGGTAATGTCTATGTTCCAACAAATAAAAAGTGTTTTGGAGTATGGTGATTCATTGGTATTCATATTAATTGATGAAGTAGAGAGTTTAACACGAGCTCGAGATGCAGTGTTGTCTGGTACTGAGCCATCAGACTCAATAAGAGTTGTAAATGCTGTACTCACGCAACTTGATAATTTAAGAAA GTAtccaaatgttatatttttaaccacATCAAATGTGACAGAAGCCATTGATACTGCATTTACCGATCGAGCTGACATAAAAATGCTGATTAACCCTCCTCAAGAAATGGCAATTTATACTATACTTAAAGCAGCTATTGAAGAACTTATCAAa gtgaaattgattataaatgttgaagaaaatgataaatttgatCGTCTCCCTGATGTTAATGCTGAACATAAAGAAGTTCTCAATACAACTCAAAAACTATATCAAATttccaa agAAAGTGTTGGTTTGAGTGGTcgtgttctaaaaaaaattacttttatagcaCATTCAATATATATAAGGCAACCACAATGTGATGGTGTTCATTTGTTTTTGGATGCTTTACATAAAGCAGTGAAGTATCAAAAAACACAAGATGCTGgcattactaaaataaaataa
- the LOC132929196 gene encoding pachytene checkpoint protein 2 homolog isoform X1: MKNVLHVEVLLKPEKAIEIPELEKVIRLELKNIEPIVPESTHTTFVTDGLSDFVKCIQICEIENLLDNENIEQMVIEAGVESLDLDTYLIKIYFYKLDDSGLVDDATSDEATCKMRRCILPNVDFCGIWESLVFQEPIKEILLNYAQTGMNFARHNVDTNVISYNRLILLHGPPGTGKTSICKALAQKLSIRLGQQYNFFEFIEINSHNLLSKYFSESGSLVMSMFQQIKSVLEYGDSLVFILIDEVESLTRARDAVLSGTEPSDSIRVVNAVLTQLDNLRKYPNVIFLTTSNVTEAIDTAFTDRADIKMLINPPQEMAIYTILKAAIEELIKVKLIINVEENDKFDRLPDVNAEHKEVLNTTQKLYQISKESVGLSGRVLKKITFIAHSIYIRQPQCDGVHLFLDALHKAVKYQKTQDAGITKIK; the protein is encoded by the exons ATGAAGAATGTTTTGCACGTGGAAGTGCTTCTAAAACCCGagaa agCAATCGAAATTCCTGAATTGGAAAAAGTCATCAGACTGgaattaaaaaacattgaaCCGATAGTCCCAGAATCTACACATACTACATTTGTCACTGACGGACTATctgattttgtaaaatgtatacaaatttgcgaaattgaaaatttacttgataatgaaaatattgaacaaatgGTAATAGag GCAGGAGTTGAATCATTAGATTTAGatacatacctaattaaaatctatttttacaaattagatGATAGTGGTTTAGTAGACGATGCTACATCTGATGAAGCTACATGCAAAATGAGACGTTGTATATTACCCAATGTAGATTTTTGTGGTATTTGGGAGTCATTGGTATTTCAAGAACCAATTAAAGAAATt CTTTTAAACTACGCACAAACAGGGATGAATTTTGCACGTCATAATGTTGATACTAATGTTATTAGCTATAATAGATTAATCCTATTACATGGTCCACCTGGTACTGGCAAAACATCTATTTGTAAGGCCCTTGCCCAAAAGTTATCAATACGTTTAGGTCAACAGTACAATTTTTtcgaatttattgaaattaatagtcataatttattgtcaaaatatttttctgaa AGTGGATCATTGGTAATGTCTATGTTCCAACAAATAAAAAGTGTTTTGGAGTATGGTGATTCATTGGTATTCATATTAATTGATGAAGTAGAGAGTTTAACACGAGCTCGAGATGCAGTGTTGTCTGGTACTGAGCCATCAGACTCAATAAGAGTTGTAAATGCTGTACTCACGCAACTTGATAATTTAAGAAA GTAtccaaatgttatatttttaaccacATCAAATGTGACAGAAGCCATTGATACTGCATTTACCGATCGAGCTGACATAAAAATGCTGATTAACCCTCCTCAAGAAATGGCAATTTATACTATACTTAAAGCAGCTATTGAAGAACTTATCAAa gtgaaattgattataaatgttgaagaaaatgataaatttgatCGTCTCCCTGATGTTAATGCTGAACATAAAGAAGTTCTCAATACAACTCAAAAACTATATCAAATttccaa agAAAGTGTTGGTTTGAGTGGTcgtgttctaaaaaaaattacttttatagcaCATTCAATATATATAAGGCAACCACAATGTGATGGTGTTCATTTGTTTTTGGATGCTTTACATAAAGCAGTGAAGTATCAAAAAACACAAGATGCTGgcattactaaaataaaataa
- the LOC132929197 gene encoding uncharacterized protein LOC132929197, whose amino-acid sequence MYIFNYCLRSRVNSSILSSMKRSYTLHSRTSIIYSNRTLLPINRSPGSLVPDRCFMKKMGEKPVYQVYNKKAAQDRVSPTEYELIYNGTGETYARCLSGMVIAAIIVLPSTFIGAYLYILFTVGKIDLQTYLDIMLIPNSTLELMIMIPVLLLLKIVSYNFISKYVLRIYKHNTNRQYVGVYINPILPWKNLTCTFETAIKLPDSINVFIPWHKEYYRLAGHKSIVLRERFKRPIDYDKMLGLVKELD is encoded by the coding sequence atgtatatatttaattactgtCTCCGGAGTAGAGTTAACTCTTCAATACTTTCTTCAATGAAACGGTCCTATACATTGCACTCAAGAACTTCAATAATTTACAGCAATCGCACGCTATTACCCATCAATCGGTCACCCGGAAGTTTGGTACCGGATCGCTGTTTTATGAAAAAGATGGGCGAAAAACCGGTTTATcaagtatacaataaaaaagcTGCTCAAGACAGGGTTTCACCGACAGAGTATGAACTTATTTACAACGGTACTGGCGAAACATATGCACGGTGTTTGAGTGGAATGGTAATCGCTGCCATTATAGTCCTGCCATCAACTTTTATTGGTgcctatttgtatattttatttacagttgGGAAAATTGACTTACAaacatatttagatataatGCTTATACCCAACTCAACATTGGAACTAATGATAATGATTCCTGTGTTGTTGCTCCTGAAAATAGTGtcgtacaattttatttctaaatatgtGTTGAGGATTTACAAACACAACACAAACAGACAGTATGTGGGAGTGTACATTAATCCAATTTTACCATGGAAAAATCTAACGTGTACATTTGAGACAGCTATTAAATTGCCCGATAGTATAAATGTTTTCATTCCTTGGCACAAAGAGTATTATCGACTAGCTGGACACAAATCAATTGTCCTAAGAGAAAGATTCAAAAGGCCAATAGATTATGACAAAATGCTTGGTTTAGTAAAGGAATTggattaa